In Chrysemys picta bellii isolate R12L10 chromosome 4, ASM1138683v2, whole genome shotgun sequence, the sequence TGCCAAGTAGAGTTCCAAGTGGAAACAGTATCCAGACACTCTGAAATTCTGAACTCATCCAATGAGGAGTGGTAGCCACATTAACTGAGTAACTAGAGGGCATAAGGCACCCTCAATATGCTTTCCAGGAGCATTACTTAAGTCAGGTTTCCTACAAAGGGGCAGTCTAGTGGAATGGGACAAGGTGAGGAGTGAAACAAAAACTTATATGACCCACATCTGTTTCCGTTTCTGCGGTTTTGGGTGACAATTGGAAAGATCTCTACTTCCACCACCATATGGTAATCCTTTGTACAGCTGGCCATGCTAGCAGTTGATTTATCTAGCCCCAGAGGCGAAGGCACCAAAGCCCACTGGACTAGGCTTGTATATTTTGCACAATACTCAACTTAAGCTGTGAGAGCACATACAATCACCAATGCGTGTCCACTCTGAACACTGAGGAGCCTTTGAGTGAAaaaggaggcaaaaaaaaaagtaaaagataCACAGGAAAAGGATAGAAACACAAAGGAAAGGTGGTACCAACTGCAtgagggcagagcaggaaatgAGGGTGCACAGGGAGTGGATGGCTTtttaccaccaccaaaaaaatcaACTGCATGACTTAAGAGCAATACAAATAAGACTTACGTCCAAACAACTGACTGCTATCATGGGAAAACTTACACAATGAGAcacagcactcagatactatactacagtgatgagtgcacTATGAAAACCTAGATAGACCTAGTGACAGGGGATAGCTCTACCTCTTCCTCTTGTAAAACCAATAGCCTCATTTTGTATATATTGAATGGGGAGGTAGAGCAGGCAGAAAGCAGCAGCCCTTAAGGGAAACACAAAGATAAAGACCGATTCCTGTTCCAGTTCAGTTTACCCTCCCACAAATGAGCTAAGTCCCTGCAGCGTGATTCCACCCACCAGCAACTGCAGTCTGGCTACCAGTGCTCACTGATCAGCTTTATCAGAGACAGCAAACAGATCTAAACATATTTGTCTTAATGGGAGCATCATCAGGCCCATCAATTGCAAGTACACTTCACCTTTGTGTATGGGTATGAGGTGATTGTCCACCATTACATAAAATTGGTTGAGAATTCTCTATGAACTATACAAAACTGTTGTGCATTACTTGATACAAACAAACTTTATTTTGTGAATTGCAAATCCATTTGacttgcagtatttttttttaaatggaatgatTACATAATGTCTATAAAAGGAATAATTTCCCTTCTAGGATTTTATGGAGATTATATGGATACTCTGCTAGGCTACTGAAAACTAAACTTTTTAGAACAGCTGCATCAAATACATCATTTCCAGAAGTTTGGTTACTGCTGGTACAGTATTTTGAGAGATTACCTGGATTTTTTTGGGTAGTTCAGAGAAACAGTTTCTTTACAATGCCTGAAATTCTAGAAAATAAAGCTGATCTTGAATTGTATTCACCTCATCCTGAAGTACGTGGAATGACAACACTTGACAGAGCAGCTTTCAAAAGGACAATTGTTGTTCCAGTTCTAAAAGTGAAAAAAGAAGTAATAAACAAATTGTTAAAATCCCTCAAACATATAACACTGCATCGCCCAGGTCTGAAGCGAGTGATTGATGATCCAAAAGATGAAGACAGACTTGTTTTGTTGGATCCTCATAAAATATCAGCAGAATATTCACTGGGAGAATCTGAACAAGAAATATTAAAGCAGTTTAATATTGACCCTCAGGTGTCCAAGTATAACTTGGAACTGACTTACGACAATTTCAAGACTGAGGAAATCTTACGAGCGGTGCTTCCTGTAGGTCAAGATGTCACCTCTGGATTTACTAGGATTGGCCATATAGCTCACTTGAATCTTAGAGATCATCAGCTACCCTACAAACATCTGATTGGTACGTACAACCTTCACACTCAAATAACTTTGGGAGAAGCGTATAATTGGATAAGTCATTTTAACAAGTGCCTGAGCTAGAGATGATTATTTTGCACAGGGAAACCTTTTGGGAACCctcattgttttaaaattttcttaCCTTAAACAGCCTTTTATTAAAAGTGAATGCTTGGGTTAaagggcactggatcaggcctttTTAATGTATAGTGAACTTGAAGTTAGTAGTAGTCATTTGACCTCACTGGGTCAGGCCCTTTGCCTGTAGCAAATTTCAGGTTAGGCCCATTAAGCTCAACTCCTTTATGGCAGGGAAGACCAAGATCAAAactgtaatattttatttatatagcagcTATAGCTTGCTACTCTAGTCTGCCTTTTGAACTTATGTTACTAGCTGATCTGGGTACCAGGAGAATCACGTTGATATGGGAGTTGAATCGGCCCTGTAGATAATGAtaatttattatgtgtattacagtagtgctgaAATGCCCCAGAACACtacaggtgaagtgacttgcctaaggtcacatggcaggtcagtagcagaattaagtctcctgagttccagaccAGTGACCTACCCACTAGAGCAGCAGCTCCTAAACTTTATTGGTTCACATACCATCAACTTAAATGGTGAAGTGACTGGATGGATCATCAAGCTCACATATTATAGATTGGGAATCTCCGCAGTAGACAGTACTCTCTTCCTGAAGCACAAGAGCCTTCACTGGGAATCTAACCCTCTTTTTCAGTGTAAAATATTTGCACTAGGAGTTCCCTGTGACAGTGGCACTAGTGGAAATAATTTATAGCACACTGAATGATTTCACATGTAAGTCATTCTATAggtagtttgcttttttaaaatacaactcAGAATTGCTGTCATATTTTACAGGATTTAAAGATTTAGCAACACTTAGTAGCTGAATATTTGATCCCTTTCTTGCAGGTCAGGTTATAATTGACAAGAATCCAGGAATCACCTGTTCAGTAAATAAAATCAATATTATTGACAACACTTATCGAAATTTTCAAATGGAAGTGCTAGCGGGAGAGGCCAATATGATAACAAAGGTACAGTTTTTCCTATTTTCTCCTGGCACAGCTAGTCAGACACACAGAATGCAGTTGAAGTGGAAGAGTAGATGTGATGGAAAGATACCATAAAACTTAAATGTTGTCCCAATCCCACCCCCGGCCCAGTATCTCAGTACTTAGCAGTCCTGTATGTGTTCTATGTGCCCCGGTCTACCTCTGCCTGGTGGGGGCTTCAGACGCTTGGCGGcatgggtccctgcagccccagctgcagcttccTTCCTGCCGTCGAGCACGTTCCCTGGCCTGTCTGTCCCCGCCGGAAACAGCTCCTGCGGTGCTGGGTTCCGAGCTGCGCGGGGCAGCGAGGCCATAGGAAGGGTGGGTCCCCACCCACGTGGGAAGCCCGAggcgccccacccccccatataCCTCGCCCGAGCATTGTAGCCAGGGCAGCTGGGCTATGCTGCGGATCGTGCTGGGgctgggcggaccctggcttatgcctccctatttccccggacatgtccggctctttggaaattccccccagttggggatttgagcaccaaaaagccggacatgtccggggaaatccggacgtatagTAACCCTACTGTTAATataatatcaattgaaatttattaaatgtttttctgcattttcaaatgtattgatttaaattacaacacaaaatacaaagtgtagactgctcactttatatttattaaatatttgcattgtaaatgataaagtatttttcagttcatctcaaacaagtactgtagtacaatctctatcgtgaaaatgcaacttacaaatgtagagattttttttttgttatataactgcactcaaaaacaaaaacaatgcaaAAGTTTAGAGCCAACAAGTTCACTCAGTCTGactcttgttcagccagtcgctaagacaaacaagattttacatttacaggagatagtgctgcctgctttttgtttaagtcacctgaaagtgagaacaggcattcgcatggcacttttgtagccagcattgcaaggtatttacgtgccagatatgctaaacatccgtataccccttcatgcttcggctaccattctagaggacatgcttccatattaatgacgctcattaaaaaaaccttaattaaatttgtgactgaactccttgggggaggattgtatgtctccagctctgttttacatgcattctgccatatatttcatgttgttgtagtcttggatgatgactcagcacacgttcatttaaagaacactttcgcagcagatttgacaaaacgcaaagaaggtactagTGTGAGATTTCTCAAGATAGCTActgcactcgacccaagatttaagaatcagaagtgccttccaaaatctgagaggaatgaggtgtggagcatgctttcagaagtcttaaaagagcaacactccaatgcggaaactacataacctgaaccaccaaaaaagaaaatcaaccttctgttggtggcatctgactcagattatgaaaatgaacatgctttgGTCCACACTGGTTTGGATTGTGATctagcagaacctgtcatcagcatggacgcatgtcctctggaatgcttgatgaagcatgaagggacatatgaatctttagcgcatctggcatgtaaataccatGTGACGCcggctgcaacagtgccatgtgaatgcctattctcactttctggtgccATTGTGaagaagaagcaggcagcattatctcctgcaaatgtaaacaaacttatttgtctgagcaattggctgacccactagacttgtaggctctaaagttttacattgttttatttttgaatgcagttattgatgcacataattctacatttgtaagttcaactttcacgataaagagattgcactacagtacttgtatggggtgaattgaaaaatactaccttgttttttacagtacaaatatttaataaaaaaatataaagtgagcactgtacactttgtactctgtggtgtaattgaaatcaatatatttgaaaatgtagaaacatccaaaaatattttaaataaataaatgttgcttaatcatgtttttttttttaatcacttgacagccctagaagtTACTAATTTAGAACTTAGGTTCCCTTCCCCTTCCAAAAACCCCAAACTATTTTTACATTGTTAAATACATTTGGTGGAAGAAAATAAGGTAAGTGCTTTGGATTCACTTTG encodes:
- the TRMT5 gene encoding tRNA (guanine(37)-N1)-methyltransferase isoform X2, which produces MRILWRLYGYSARLLKTKLFRTAASNTSFPEVWLLLVQYFERLPGFFWVVQRNSFFTMPEILENKADLELYSPHPEVRGMTTLDRAAFKRTIVVPVLKVKKEVINKLLKSLKHITLHRPGLKRVIDDPKDEDRLVLLDPHKISAEYSLGESEQEILKQFNIDPQVSKYNLELTYDNFKTEEILRAVLPVGQDVTSGFTRIGHIAHLNLRDHQLPYKHLIGQVIIDKNPGITCSVNKINIIDNTYRNFQMEVLAGEANMITKTRENNITYEFDFSKVYWNSRLSTEHGRIIELLKPGDVLFDVFAGVGPFAIPAAKKKCSVFANDLNPESYKWLLHNCKLNKVDKNIKNFNMDGRDFLLGPVKEELTKELPLLTKERKNTLHIVMNLPALAIKFLDVFKHLLDGKPCSTDLLPTVHCYSFSKHDSPAKDVQEWAEVFLGTSLEGRCSTHLVRSVAPNKEMMCISFQIPAEVLFKKQCTHEESPVEPASKRLRPNEDSPEEKLTSLKD
- the TRMT5 gene encoding tRNA (guanine(37)-N1)-methyltransferase isoform X1, encoding MRLRREHRILWRLYGYSARLLKTKLFRTAASNTSFPEVWLLLVQYFERLPGFFWVVQRNSFFTMPEILENKADLELYSPHPEVRGMTTLDRAAFKRTIVVPVLKVKKEVINKLLKSLKHITLHRPGLKRVIDDPKDEDRLVLLDPHKISAEYSLGESEQEILKQFNIDPQVSKYNLELTYDNFKTEEILRAVLPVGQDVTSGFTRIGHIAHLNLRDHQLPYKHLIGQVIIDKNPGITCSVNKINIIDNTYRNFQMEVLAGEANMITKTRENNITYEFDFSKVYWNSRLSTEHGRIIELLKPGDVLFDVFAGVGPFAIPAAKKKCSVFANDLNPESYKWLLHNCKLNKVDKNIKNFNMDGRDFLLGPVKEELTKELPLLTKERKNTLHIVMNLPALAIKFLDVFKHLLDGKPCSTDLLPTVHCYSFSKHDSPAKDVQEWAEVFLGTSLEGRCSTHLVRSVAPNKEMMCISFQIPAEVLFKKQCTHEESPVEPASKRLRPNEDSPEEKLTSLKD